A window from gamma proteobacterium SS-5 encodes these proteins:
- a CDS encoding BolA/IbaG family iron-sulfur metabolism protein has translation MDQESVKHMIQQGFSEAEVEVGGEGCNLSVTVISPDFVGQSRIQRHRQVMDRVKALLESGELHALSVTTYTPEDWAKRP, from the coding sequence ATGGATCAGGAATCGGTCAAGCACATGATTCAACAGGGCTTCAGCGAGGCCGAGGTGGAGGTGGGCGGAGAGGGCTGCAACCTCAGCGTCACCGTGATCAGCCCGGATTTTGTCGGACAAAGCCGCATCCAGCGCCATCGACAGGTGATGGATCGGGTCAAGGCCCTGCTCGAAAGCGGTGAGCTGCATGCCCTCAGCGTCACCACCTACACCCCGGAGGACTGGGCCAAACGGCCCTGA